The following DNA comes from Micromonospora chokoriensis.
CGACATGACGGTGATCGGCCACGAGTACACCCACGCGATCACCAACCGGATGATCGCCGGCCCGGACAGCGGCATCAGCGGTCACCAGGGCGGGGCGATGGGTGAGTCCTGGGGCGACCTGCTCGCCGCCGAGTACCTCTTCCAGCACGGGCTGCGCGCACCCGGCGAGACGCCCTTCGTCACCGGCGGCTACGTCACCGGCAACCTGGTCAGCGGCATCCGCAACCACGACCTCAGCCGTAGCCCGCTGAACTACTCCGACATCGGCTACAACACCGGTGGACCGGCCGTGCACGCCGACGGGGAGATCTGGGGCGCCACGAACTTCCGGGTCCGCTCCGCGCTGGTGAAGCGGTACGGCCTCGGCACCCCGCAGCGGCAGCTCGACTGCGCACAGGGGAAGGTGGCCGCCGACCAGTGCCCGGGCAACCGGCGCTGGTCGCAGCTGGTCTTCGACTCGTTCCTGCTCCAGGCCGCCAGCCAGGTCAGCATGCTGGACATGCGGGACAACATGCTCACCGCCGACCTGCTCCGCTTCGGCGGCGCCAACCAGGACCTGATCTGGGCCGAGTTCGCCCGCTCCGGGATGGGCCGGGACGCCGCCACCAACGGGGCCGGCGACACCGACCCGACGCCGAGCTTCGCCTCACCGCGCGGCGGCAACGCCACGCTCACCCTGCGCCCGCGCGGGGACAGCGCCGACGCCCCCATCCGGGTGTACGTCGGGGCGTACGAGGCTCGGGCCACGCCGATCGCGGACACCGACCCGGCCACGGCGATCCCGGACACCGTTGACCTGGTGGCCGGGACGTACGACCTGCTCGCGGTCGCGCCCGGCTTCGGCCACCAGCGGCTCGGCGTGGTCGCCACGGCCGGCAAGCAGGGCTACGTCGACCTGCGGATGAGCCGCAACCTGGCGTCCACCGCATCCGGGGCGACGATCACCGGTGACGGGGTCAACCTGGACCGGATCGGCGACGACACCGAGGCGACGAACTGGGCCTCGCTGGACGGGGTGGCCGGCCGGCAGGTCACCGTGGCGTTGCCGGGCGACGGCCCGCACCCGGTCAAGCGGGTGAACGTCAGCGCGATGCTGCGCCCGGCGATCACCGGCGACGCCGACACCGGCAGTCAGAACGCGCTCAGCGCGCTGCGCTCGTTCGCGGTGTCCGCCTGCGACGCGACGACCACCGACTGCGCGGATCCGGCGCGGTGGAAGCGCGTCTACACCAGCGCGGGCGACGCGTTCCCCGGCGGGGCGTACCGGGCGTACGTCCGGGACATCAACCTGCGGGCGTTCGCGGTGCCCACCACCGTCGCCACCCACCTGCGGCTGGAGGTGCTGGCCAGTCAGTGCACCGGCGGTCCGCAGTACGCGGGCGAGCAGGACGCCGACCCGGCCACGACGACGGACTGCGCGACCGCCAGCCCGGCCCGGAGCCAGGTCAGGATCGCCGAGTTCCAGGCGTTCTCGACGTGACACAGTGGGGGCCGGCGGCAGGTCGCCGGCCCCCACTGTCCTCGGTCAACGGCGGGCCGGTCGCCACCTGTCGACGGCGGGGCGTTCCCACCGCCGATCCACCGGCGGGCCGTCGGCCTCGTCCGGCTGGTCGCCCGGAGCCCGAGTCAGGTGCCGCAGCCGCAGCAGCAACCCCATGCCGAGGAAGAGCAGCAGCGCGCCGAGCAGGAAGGCGGCCTGCACCACACCGAACCCACCCGACTGCGACACCGGGCGGCCGGCGGCCGGTGGCGCGGCGTCGACCGGGTAGTCCGCCACCGGTTCCTCCCCGGCCGCGCTCTCCTCCACGGCCGGCTCGCTCGGCGGGTCGGTGGGCTCCGACGGGGTGACGCTCGCCCTCGGCTTGCTGGTCGGGGCGCCACCCGCGGCCACCACCGAACGGGTGGCGGTCTGCCGGGCCAGCAGGCGCGAGTTGGCGTCGTACGCCTCGGCCGCGAGGGTGACCCGTCCCTGGGTGACGTCCTCGGCGAAGGCCACCCGGTAGCGGGCGGTGACCGTGCGGCCCGGGCAGAGGGTGCCCGGGTCGAGCTGCCGGTCGGTGAGCCGGGCCACGTCGCCCTCGGTCCGGATCTCCAGGGGGAAGTCCCCGGCCTCCTCCACCCGGTCCATCTTGACCTGGTCGAGTCGCAGGCCCTGCACGCTCAGCACCATCGACCAGCGCACCTTCACGCAGCCTCCGCGCCGATCGGTGCGGGAGACGACGGCGGACACCGTGCGTACCTGCTCACCGGCGGTGAACCGGGCCGGCAGCCCACTCAGTTCGGTGGTGAACGCCGCCTGCGCCGGAGCGGTCAGTGCCAGCTCCACCCCGCTCAGACAGGCCAGCACCACCCCGACCCGCACCGCGTACCGCCACACCGTCACCACCGCCGTCCTCCGTTCGGTCGCCTCCACTGGGCAACGCTAGGAGCAGCGCGAGGGGCCGACCAGACGGGTGTGTTCGCACGGGGCGGTAAGGACGGGAGGGGTTTTCACCGACCGTGGTGAACCGGTCACCACTCCCCCGCGACACGCCCGGAGTCGGGCCGCTGGGACAATCGGCGACGTGTCCGAGCTCTCCCGCACGTTCGTCCGGCTGCATGCCCGGCTCACCCCCGTCGCGTTCGTCCCCGAGGTTCGCCTGCACCAGGCGGACGAGCCGATCGGGCTGTGGGAGCTGACCGAGGGCCAGTTCTCCACCGACCGGCCGCCGCCGTTCTGGGCGTTCGCCTGGGCCGGTGGGCAGGCGCTCGCCCGCTACGTGACCGACCACCCGGAGCTGGTCGCCGGCCGCCGGGTGCTCGACCTCGCCTCCGGCTCCGGCCTGGTGGCCATCGCCGCCGCCCGCGCCGGAGCGGCGTCCGTGCGGGCCGTCGAGGTCGACG
Coding sequences within:
- a CDS encoding M36 family metallopeptidase produces the protein MPQPDWSPPMSRRRRRLIAVLATTATVAALLPTGVSTAAPTGNAASAERTSGPFAEGHEPADADNRTGTAAPDSRQRGLARAADPDVRWNRLGTPQALGPGRTPLATGLPADPEAAARAYLTANRDLFGLDAASVAAMDRVLVRPIGSGAVVTLRQRFGDLPAGPDGLVTLAVAGGTVLSVSSSLARDGGTPAPATRTPEQAYAAALADAGLTADAVAGHTIRAVAVPTPVDGPRAAYEITMIGADTEHPAAFTTYVDGTTGQVLVREDLVDYDSDNPSWAVFPATPPRDLGPGQDPRVRWCADPVPGCVAASRDPATGQPWDVDAATGTPTYTSRGNSANTVLSWGANTPVVPAPTSPERRYEYPFTDQWHQAKCNPEVFTSAQRNDADASIANLFAMHNRMHDWSYRLGFTESAWNLQAVNLTPSGLGGDAEQGRAQQGALTGNRNNANQGTPRDGLPPTTNMYLWQPQAGGPYPPCVDGDYDMTVIGHEYTHAITNRMIAGPDSGISGHQGGAMGESWGDLLAAEYLFQHGLRAPGETPFVTGGYVTGNLVSGIRNHDLSRSPLNYSDIGYNTGGPAVHADGEIWGATNFRVRSALVKRYGLGTPQRQLDCAQGKVAADQCPGNRRWSQLVFDSFLLQAASQVSMLDMRDNMLTADLLRFGGANQDLIWAEFARSGMGRDAATNGAGDTDPTPSFASPRGGNATLTLRPRGDSADAPIRVYVGAYEARATPIADTDPATAIPDTVDLVAGTYDLLAVAPGFGHQRLGVVATAGKQGYVDLRMSRNLASTASGATITGDGVNLDRIGDDTEATNWASLDGVAGRQVTVALPGDGPHPVKRVNVSAMLRPAITGDADTGSQNALSALRSFAVSACDATTTDCADPARWKRVYTSAGDAFPGGAYRAYVRDINLRAFAVPTTVATHLRLEVLASQCTGGPQYAGEQDADPATTTDCATASPARSQVRIAEFQAFST